In Rhinolophus sinicus isolate RSC01 chromosome X, ASM3656204v1, whole genome shotgun sequence, a single genomic region encodes these proteins:
- the LOC109438836 gene encoding LOW QUALITY PROTEIN: trophinin (The sequence of the model RefSeq protein was modified relative to this genomic sequence to represent the inferred CDS: inserted 4 bases in 3 codons; deleted 1 base in 1 codon; substituted 3 bases at 3 genomic stop codons) has product MHEDYLKVGKPGAWTRIVREERGDRISFGPQKGEMWTLFGPQKRGMQTRLGPLLPPGSLELHFPPDVQVETTEEDSXLMHTLLAATKDXLAMDAPVANRPKKSKTYMAAIKTTINTIPAAPPVPSASVITTTKPTIPLQALKLPIIPQINXASATIEAASTQASSVTTQPKKASKXQRVIAKAAQGSQSPAGSENFTTQIKSPLQALNLPVTPQSTQAPLAGKSANFQSLIASTKPKKAPKAKKAANKAIVSATELSRALATTYTTTTQGQITNETTNTKATAASIQTKKASKDKKATVKGTNTDTELPEAPNATERGIRQFEASAAALRPQKSKGRKATNKGENSAYEISEALLVTQMVTNQALTANFQVKRGSRARKTATKSRAADNQIQIVDQGSQAKMPSSQTNIHALETQVAATVQALADDYLAQLSLEPTTKTLGKRNRKSKYLNGEERGGSNYKWIPWGWRPLPPRDVAILQERENKLVKYLLVKDQTKIPIKRSDMLKDVIQEYGEYFPDIIERASYALEKMFRVNLKEIDKESSLYILISTQESSAGILGMTKDTPKLGLLMVLLSIIFMNGNRSSECEWLCVQLNGRPGVRHSLFGKVRKLITDEFVKQKYLEYQRVPNSKPPEYEFWGLRFYHETSKMKVLKFACKVQKKDPKDWAAQYREAVEMEVQAAAVAVVEAEARAEARAQMGIGEEAVAGPXNWDDMDIDCLTRXQLGNDCQAWSRISLEIEAQSQENADASTNINFSRGTSAGASFRDAASISISGATSGGFGGRAGISFSGTLSTSASFSSTASLSFGGTPSTSSSFNSEARISFGGTPLYHISFSSETSVSFDGTPCTSISGEVSYSPSGPLITSTSLSSGASSGFGGTLNTTAGFSSALVTSTSFGSAPSTSVVFSGALSTTSGFGGTLSTSVCFGSSPSSGASCGGTLNTSICFGSSPTTRAGFDSILSTSVSFVGSFSTIADFGGMLSTNVCFGGSPGTSANISGALNTSASFSSAVSTSTGFSGAPTTNSVFGGVFSTSADFSGALSTATDFGSAPSTSIGFGGTPSTSLCFVSVSSTNLCFSGPLSTSTCFSGTTSASFGDGPSTSVGFSFGNGLSTSTGFGGGLSTSAGFSGGLSTSAGFGGRLISSDGFGGGLVTNAGFRSTFGTSAGFSGSLSISDGFGSGPNSNFDGRLVPMSTIIGFGSGSNTSIGFIGELSTSTGFNSGPSSIVGFSGGLCTSAGFSGGPSRGAGFGGGLSNSAGFGGGATSLGACSFSYG; this is encoded by the exons GGCCCTCTGCTTCCCCCTGGGAGTTTGGAGCTTCACTTCCCTCCAGATGTACAGGTTGAGACCACTGAAGAGGACA GTTTGATGCACACTCTCTTGGCGGCAACAAAGG CCCTGGCCATGGATGCACCAGTTGCCAACCGGCCTAAGAAAAGCAAAACCTACATGGCTGCTATTAAGACTACTATTAATACCATAcctgctgcccctccagtccCATCTGCCAGTGTGATTACCACCACCAAGCCTACAATACCTTTACAGGCTTTAAAACTGCCAATCATCCCCCAGATCAACTAGGCTTCAGCTACCATCGAGGCAGCCAGTACTCAGGCTTCTTCAGTTACCACTCAGCCTAAGAAAGCCAGCAA ACAAAGAGTCATTGCTAAGGCAGCCCAAGGCTCCCAATCTCCAGCTGGCAGTGAGAATTTCACTACACAGATCAAGTCACCTTTGCAGGCCCTAAACCTACCAGTCACCCCACAGAGTACCCAGGCTCCACTTGCCGGTAAGTCAGCCAATTTCCAGTCCTTGATAGCCTCCACCAAGCCTAAGAAAGCTCCCAAGGCTAAGAAGGCTGCCAATAAGGCCATAGTTAGTGCCACTGAGCTCTCACGGGCTTTAGCTACCACCTACACAACTACCACTCAAGGTCAAATTACCAATGAGACAACCAATACCAAGGCCACAGCAGCCTCCATTCAAACTAAAAAAGCCTCCAAAGACAAGAAGGCAACTGTTAAAGGAACAAATACTGACACAGAGCTCCCAGAGGCCCCAAATGCCACTGAAAGAGGTATCAGGCAGTTTGAGGCCTCAGCAGCAGCTCTCCGGCCCCAAAAATCCAAAGGCAGAAAAGCTACCAATAAGGGTGAAAATTCTGCCTATGAGATCTCTGAGGCCCTACTTGTTACTCAAATGGTTACAAACCAAGCCCTAACAGCCAACTTCCAGGTTAAGAGAGGGTCCAGGGCCCGGAAGACTGCTACTAAGTCCAGGGCAGCTGACAACCAAATTCAAATTGTTGACCAAGGATCCCAGGCCAAGATGCCCAGCTCTCAGACCAACATACATGCCCTTGAGACTCAGGTTGCTGCTACTGTCCAGGCCCTGGCAGATGACTACCTGGCTCAGTTGAGTCTGGAGCCCACAACCAAGACCCTGGGCAAGAGGAACCGAAAG TCCAAGTATCTGAATGGGGAAGAGAGAGGTGGCAGTAATTACAAGTGGATCCCATGGGGCTGGAGGCCTCTGCCACCCCGAGATGTGGCCATTTTGCAAGAAAGG gaaaaTAAGTTGGTGAAATACCTGTTGGTTAAGGACCAGACAAAGATCCCCATCAAACGCTCAG ATATGCTGAAGGATGTCATCCaagaatatggtgaatatttCCCAGACATTATTGAACGAGCAAGCTACGCTTTGGAGAAA ATGTTTCGAGTCAATCTGAAGGAAATTGATAAGGAGAGTAGCTTGTATATTCTCATCAGCACTCAGGAATCCTCTGCAGGCATACTGGGAAT GACCAAGGATACACCCAAACTAGGTCTTCTCATGGTGCTTCTCAGCATCATCTTCATGAATGGAAATCGGTCCAGTGAGTGTGAGTGGCTGTGCGTGCAGCTGAATGGGCGGCCAG GGGTGAGGCACTCGCTTTTTGGGAAAGTGAGGAAACTCATCACAGACGAGTTCGTGAAGCAGAA GTACCTGGAATACCAGAGGGTTCCCAACAGCAAACCACCTGAATATGAATTCTGGGGCTTGCGCTTCTACCATGAGACTAGCAAGATGAAAGTCCTCAAGTTTGCATGCAAG gTACAGAAGAAAGACCCCAAGGACTGGGCTGCTCAGTACCGGGAGGCAGTGGAGATGGAAGTTCAGGCTGCAGCTGTAGCTGTGGTTGAGGCTGAGGCCAGGGCTGAGGCAAGAGCCCAAATGGGAATTGGAGAGGAAGCTGTGGCTGGGCCTTAGAATTGGGATGACATGGATATCGACTGCCTAACAAGGTAGCAATTAGGCAATGATTGTCAGGCCTGGAGCAGAATTTCACTTGAAATTGAGGCTCAATCCCAAGAAAATGCAGATGCCAGCACCAACATCAACTTCAGCAGAGGAACTAGTGCAGGAGCTAGCTTCCGTGATGCTGCTAGTATTAGCATCAGTGGTGCAACCAGTGGTGGCTttggtggcagagctggcattAGCTTCAGTGGCACACTCAGCACCAGTGCCAGCTTCAGCAGCACAGCCAGCCTTAGTTTTGGTGGCACACCAAGCACCAGCTCTAGTTTCAACAGTGAAGCCAGGATTAGCTTTGGTGGCACTCCCTTGTACCA TATCAGTTTCAGCAGTGAAACCAGCGTTAGCTTTGATGGCACCCCTTGTACCAGCATCAGTGGTGAGGTCAGCTATAGTCCCAGTGGTCCACTCATCACCAGTACCAGTTTAAGTAGTGGAGCCAGCTCTGGCTTTGGAGGCACACTCAACACCACTGCTGGCTTCAGTAGTGCACTCGTTACCAGTACCAGCTTTGGCAGTGCACCTAGCACCAGTGTGGTATTTAGTGGTGCACTTAGCACAACCTCTGGCTTTGGTGGCACACTCAGCACTAGTGTCTGCTTTGGTAGCTCTCCTAGCTCTGGTGCCAGCTGTGGTGGCACACTCAATACTAGTATCTGCTTCGGTAGCTCTCCTACCACCAGGGCTGGTTTTGACAGCATACTCAGCACCAGTGTCTCCTTTGTTGGCTCTTTCAGCACCATTGCTGATTTTGGTGGTATGCTAAGCACCAATGTCTGCTTCGGTGGCTCTCCTGGCACTAGTGCCAACATTAGTGGTGCACTCAACACCAGTGCTAGTTTTAGCAGTGCTGTCAGCACGAGTACCGGTTTCAGTGGTGCACCTACCACCAACTCTGTCTTTGGCGGTGTGTTCAGCACCAGTGCTGACTTCAGTGGGGCACTTAGCACTGCTACTGACTTTGGCAGTGCTCCCAGCACCAGCATTGGGTTTGGTGGCACTCCCAGTACCAGCCTCTGCTTTGTCAGTGTGTCTAGCACCAACCTATGCTTTAGTGGCCCTCTTAGCACCAGCACCTGCTTTAGTGGAACTACCAGTGCCAGTTTTGGTGATGGACCCAGCACCAGTGTGGGTTTTAGCTTTGGCAATGGGTTAAGTACCAGTACTGGATTTGGTGGTGGACTCAGCACCAGTGCTGGCTTCAGTGGTGGACTGAGCACCAGTGCTGGCTTTGGTGGCAGACTGATCTCCAGCGATGGCTTTGGTGGTGGACTGGTCACCAATGCTGGTTTTCGCAGCACATTTGGCACCAGTGCTGGCTTTAGTGGTAGCCTCAGCATCAGTGATGGCTTTGGCAGTGGGCCTAATTCCAACTTCGACGGAAGACTG GTACCAATGAGTACCATCATTGGCTTTGGCAGTGGTTCCAACACCAGCATTGGCTTTATTGGCGAACTCAGCACCAGCACTGGCTTCAATAGTGGACCCAGTTCTATTGTTGGCTTCAGCGGTGGACTGTGCACCAGTGCTGGCTTCAGCGGTGGACCGAGCCGTGGTGCTGGCTTTGGCGGTGGACTGAGCAACAGTGCTGGCTTTGGTGGTGGAGCCACCAGTCTTGGTGCCTGTAGCTTCTCCTATGGCTAG